Proteins encoded in a region of the Elaeis guineensis isolate ETL-2024a chromosome 7, EG11, whole genome shotgun sequence genome:
- the LOC105035092 gene encoding protein BUD31 homolog 2 codes for MPKIKTSRVKYPEGWELIEPTLHELEAKMREAENDPHNGKRKCESLWPIFKIAHQKSRYIYDLYHRRKEISKELYEFCLDQGYADHNLIAKWKKPGYERLCCLRCMQARDHNFATTCVCRVPKLLREESVIECIQCGCKGCASGD; via the exons ATGCCTAAGATAAAGACAAGCCGTGTCAAATATCCTGAGGGATGGGAGCTTATTGAGCCCACACTTCATGAACTAGAGGCAAAGATGAGGGAAG CTGAAAATGATCCACATAATGGAAAGAGAAAGTGTGAATCACTTTGGCCTATCTTTAAAATTGCACATCAAAAGAGCCGTTACATATATGATCTCTACCATCGGAGGAAGGAGATATCGAAGGAGCTGTATGAGTTCTGCTTGGACCAGGGCTATGCAGATCACAATCTAATTGCAAAATGGAAAAAG CCAGGTTATGAGCGCCTTTGTTGCCTTAGGTGCATGCAGGCACGAGATCACAATTTTGCAACCACTTGTGTCTGCAGGGTCCCTAAACTCTTGAGGGAAGAAAGCGTTATAGAATGCATCCAATGCGGTTGCAAGGGTTGTGCAAGTGGAGATTAA